The following are encoded together in the Equus quagga isolate Etosha38 chromosome 1, UCLA_HA_Equagga_1.0, whole genome shotgun sequence genome:
- the FGF6 gene encoding fibroblast growth factor 6, whose translation MALGQRLFITMSRRAGRLQGTLRALVFLGVLVGMVVPSPAGTRANSTLLDSRGWGTLLSRSRAGLAGEIAGVNWESGYLVGIKRQRRLYCNVGIGFHLQVPPDGRISGTHEENPYSLLEISTVERGVVSLFGVKSALFIAMNSKGRLYTTPSFQEECKFRETLLPNNYNAYESDLYRGTYIALSKYGRVKRGSKVSPIMTVTHFLPRI comes from the exons ATGGCCCTGGGACAGAGGCTGTTCATCACTATGTCCCGGAGAGCAGGACGTCTTCAGGGCACGCTGCGGGCTCTCGTCTTCCTAGGCGTCCTAGTGGGCATGGTGGTGCCCTCGCCTGCAGGCACCCGCGCCAACAGCACGCTGCTGGACTCGAGGGGCTGGGGCACCCTGCTGTCCAGGTCTCGCGCTGGGCTAGCTGGAGAGATTGCTGGGGTGAACTGGGAAAGTGGCTATTTGGTGGGGATCAAGCGGCAGCGGAGGCTCTACTGCAACGTGGGCATCGGCTTTCACCTCCAGGTGCCCCCCGATGGCCGGATCAGCGGGACCCACGAGGAGAACCCCTACA GCCTGCTGGAGATTTCCACAGTGGAGCGAGGCGTGGTGAGCCTCTTTGGAGTGAAAAGTGCCCTCTTCATCGCCATGAACAGTAAAGGGAGACTATACACAACG CCCAGCTTCCAGGAGGAATGCAAGTTCAGAGAAACCCTCCTGCCCAATAATTACAACGCCTACGAGTCAGACCTGTACCGAGGGACTTACATCGCACTGAGCAAATATGGACGGGTAAAGCGGGGCAGCAAGGTGTCCCCAATCATGACCGTCACTCACTTCCTTCCCAGGATATAA